In the genome of Pempheris klunzingeri isolate RE-2024b chromosome 3, fPemKlu1.hap1, whole genome shotgun sequence, one region contains:
- the LOC139198992 gene encoding pre-B-cell leukemia transcription factor 1-like — protein MMLGHIGLTGLSQEDMGEPENIRKHHDLGQPQQREIGDILQQIMAITDESLDEAQARKHALNCHRMKPALFSVLCEIKERTALGIRGVQEDDSPDPQILRLDNMLLAEGVAGPARGGASAAAAAAAVGSPNDGSIEHSEYREKLAQIRQMYHSELEKYEQACTEFTDHVMNLLREQSRTRPVSPKEIERMVGIIHRKFSTIQVQLKQSTCEAVMILRSRFLDARRKRRNFSKQAAEILNEYFYSHLANPYPSEEAKEELAKKCSITVSQVANWFGNKRIRYKKNVAKLQDEANMYTRKTAASASSQASQANSPATPNSGGYPPLCYTPTDGRL, from the exons ATGATGTTGGGTCACATTGGACTAACTGGACTGTCTCAGGAAGACATGGGTGAACCTGAGAATATAAGAAAACATCACGACCTCGGTCAGCCACAGCAGCGGGAGATTGGTGACATCCTCCAGCAGATCATGGCCATCACAGATGAGAGTCTGGACGAGGCCCAGGCCAG GAAACATGCTTTAAACTGCCACAGAATGAAGCCCGCCCTCTTCAGCGTCCTGTGTGAGATCAAAGAAAGGACAG CCCTGGGTATCCGAGGGGTCCAAGAAGACGACAGTCCGGACCCTCAGATCTTGCGACTGGACAACATGCTGTTAGCAGAGGGGGTTGCGGGTCCAGCGAGGGGCGGGGCCTcggcagcggcggcggcggcagcggtaGGGTCGCCCAACGATGGGAGCATAGAGCACAGCGAGTACAGAGAGAAGCTTGCTCAGATACGACAGATGTACCACAGCGAGCTGGAGAAATATGAACAG GCATGCACTGAATTCACCGACCATGTGATGAACCTGCTGAGGGAACAGTCCCGCACGCGGCCAGTCTCGCCCAAAGAGATTGAGCGAATGGTGGGAATCATCCACCGCAAGTTCAGCACCATCCAGGTGCAGTTAAAGCAGAGCACATGTGAAGCTGTCATGATTCTACGCTCCAGGTTCCTGGATGCCAG GCGGAAACGAAGAAATTTCAGCAAGCAGGCGGCAGAGattttgaatgaatatttttactCCCATCTGGCAAACCCCTACCCTAGTGAGGAGGCCAAAGAGGAGCTGGCCAAGAAGTGCTCCATTACTGTTTCTCAG GTGGCTAATTGGTTTGGAAACAAGAGGATTCGGTACAAGAAGAACGTTGCAAAGCTCCAGGATGAAGCTAACATGTACACTAGGAAGACAGCTGCCAGTGCGTCTTCACAAGCAAGCCAAGCCAACTCCCCAGCCACACCAaactcag GAGGATACCCACCCCTGTGTTACACTCCGACTGACGGGAGGTTGTGA
- the LOC139199392 gene encoding basement membrane-specific heparan sulfate proteoglycan core protein-like, with product MDLSPGVLILSALLCSVAGQVHAISVEPQTATVRQGESATFKCRMGSSAQPPKSIQWRRTDSQVLPDNVHVVPGPDGSVLLKIANAQPGNQGQYRCVVVNSAGRSTATAVLNVKFAPKVRLTPAGPLRVRMGDSASVECHATGRPRPTLAWKRQGSTLQLVTTETNGVNTIQWAVVHPEDSGVYICQAENNEGVTEVKVELIVEGGLGAPVASVSTTEMTVVEGHLVTMECQASGSPPPVITWSKLRAPLPWKHTVVGGVLTLTSVGRQDSGQYICNATNIHGYSEAYTQMEVESPPYATCLPDQVRLRPGDALLLQCLAHGSHPITFEWSRAGRVNLPPGAVTTRDGRLLIAHVKVSDSGTYKCVATNHISSSEALSKVTIKA from the exons ATGGATCTGTCACCTGGAGTTCTCATCCTCTCTGCTCTACTATGTTCAG TGGCCGGACAGGTTCATGCCATCTCAGTGGAGCCCCAGACTGCTACTGTGCGCCAAGGGGAGTCGGCCACCTTTAAGTGCCGAATGGGGAGCAGTGCACAGCCACCCAAATCCATCCAGTGGAGGAGAACAGATAGCCAAGTATTGCCAG ACAATGTTCATGTCGTCCCTGGTCCTGatggctctgtgctgcttaAGATTGCTAACGCCCAACCCGGAAACCAAGGGCAGTACCGTTGTGTGGTGGTCAACTCTGCAGGCCGCAGCACTGCCACAGCAGTCCTCAACGTCAAAT TTGCTCCTAAAGTGCGGCTGACTCCAGCAGGGCCCCTGCGGGTCAGGATGGGTGACTCCGCTTCAGTGGAGTGTCACGCCACCGGCAGGCCACGCCCCACGCTGGCCTGGAAACGCCAAGGCTCCACCCTGCAGCTGGTCACCACGGAGACAAATGGCGTCAACACCATACAG TGGGCTGTAGTGCATCCAGAGGACTCAGGAGTTTATATTTGCCAGGCTGAAAACAATGAGGGGGTGACAGAGGTCAAAGTTGAGCTCATCGTTGAGGGGGGGCTGGGAGCGCCAGTGGCTTCAGTGAGCACTACAGAAATGACAGTGGTGGAGGGACATTTGGTCACGATGGAGTGTCAGGCCAGTG GTTCCCCTCCACCTGTCATCACCTGGTCCAAGCTAAGAGCTccgttgccatggaaacacacagtgGTTGGTGGAGTTTTGACACTGACCAGTGTGGGGCGCCAAGATTCAGGACAGTACATCTGCAATGCAACCAACATCCATGGCTACAGTGAGGCGTACACGCAGATGGAGGTGGAGA GTCCTCCGTATGCCACCTGCCTGCCTGACCAGGTGAGGCTCCGGCCTGGGGATGCCCTTCTCTTGCAGTGCCTTGCCCACGGCTCTCATCCCATTACTTTTGAGTGGAGCCGGGCGGGCAGGGTGAACCTGCCTCCAGGAGCTGTGACCACAAGGGATGGGAGGCTTCTCATAGCTCACGTTAAAGTGAGCGATAGCGGAACGTACAAATGTGTGGCCACCAACCACATCAGCTCCAGTGAGGCACTGTCCAAAGTCACCATAAAAG CTTAA